The following DNA comes from Streptomyces spinoverrucosus.
AGGAGATCGAGCGTCGGCTCCAGCTCGCCGAGGCCACCTTCCGCACGTACCGGGAGACCGGCTTCGCCGACCGCGCACGGTTGCTGAACCGGGCCGCGGACCTCCTGGACGAGGACCAGCAGGACATCGCCCGCGTGCTGACCACCGAGATGGGCAAGCCGATCAAGCAGGCGCGCGCCGAGGCCGGGAAGTGCGCCAAGGCGATGCGCTGGTACGCCCAGAACGCCGAGCGTCTGCTCGCCGACGAGGAGCCCGCCGACTCCGACGTCCAGGACTCCGGCGCCTCCCGGGTCCGGGTCCGCTACCGGCCGCTCGGCCCGATCCTCGCGGTGATGCCGTGGAACTTCCCCCTGTGGCAGGTGATCCGCTTCGCGGCGCCCGCGCTGATGGCGGGCAACGTCGGTCTGCTCAAGCACGCCTCGAACGTGCCGCAGACCGCCCTCTACCTGGAGGACCTGTTCCACCGGGCGGGCTTCACCGAGGGCTGCTTCCAGACCCTGCTCATCGGCTCGGCCGCCGTCGACGAGATCCTGCGCGACGAGCGCGTGAAGGCGGCGACGCTGACCGGCAGCGAGCCCGCGGGGCGCGCGGTGGCGTCCACCGCCAGCGAGATGATCAAGAAGACGGTGCTGGAGCTCGGCGGCAGCGACCCGTTCATCGTGATGCCGTCGGCGGACATCGACCGGGCGGCCCAGGTCGCGGTGACGGCGCGGGTGCAGAACAACGGGCAGTCGTGCATCGCCGCCAAGCGGTTCATCGTGCACACGGACGTGTACGACGCCTTCGCCGAGCGTTTCACCGAGGGCATGAAGGCGCTGAGGGTCGGCGACCCGATGGTGGAGGAGACGGAGGTCGGGCCGCTGGCCAGCGAGCGGGGCCGGGCCGACCTGGAGGAGTTGGTGGACGACGCGAAGCGCAGCGGCGCGGCTGTGCTGTGTGGCGGGGACCGGCCCGAGGGCGACGGCTGGTACTACCCGCCGACGGTCCTGACCGGGATCACCCGCGAGATGCGCATCCACCGCGAGGAGGCGTTCGGTCCGGTCGCCACGCTGTACCGGGCGGGTGACCTGGACGAGGCGGTGCTGATCGCCAACGACTCGCCGTTCGGGCTGAGTTCCAACGTCTGGACGCGCGAGGAGGCGGACGTCGACCGGTTCGTGCGGGACCTGGAGGCGGGCGGTGTGTACGTCAACGGGATGACCGCCTCCCATCCGGCGTTTCCGTTCGGGGGTGTGAAGCGGTCCGGGTACGGGCGTGAGCTGTCCGGGCACGGAATCCGCGAGTTCTGCAACATCACGACCGTATGGCACGGAGCGTGAGGGTTCCGGGGCTACGATCCCCTTTGTGAACCGCGAAGTGACTCTGCCTCTGATCGTCGACGACCGCGGTACCTTGCAGGTGGCCGCGGCCGACGTGAGCAAGCTGCTCCGCACGGTGGGCGGGAGGTGGCTGCGTCTCGTCGAGGCCGGGCAGGAGGGGCTGGACGAGGACACGGTGGCCGCGCTGACCATTGAGCTGGCCAAGCTGGCCGACCGGATCGATGTGGCGTGCATCGCGCACAGCAGCGGGGCCGGTTCGTAGCCCCGTTCCCACCGCCTTGACCTGCTCGTTCTTCTCCGGAGCGGACATACCGTGTCGCCTGGACGGAGTAACTCGGCGAGAGATCGCGGGCCTCCGGGGTGATCGTGGGTTTACACCTCCTCGGAGGTGCACCACCTTCTGACCGGGGCCAAGA
Coding sequences within:
- a CDS encoding NADP-dependent succinic semialdehyde dehydrogenase; translation: MPIATVNPANGETLKTYEAMGTEEIERRLQLAEATFRTYRETGFADRARLLNRAADLLDEDQQDIARVLTTEMGKPIKQARAEAGKCAKAMRWYAQNAERLLADEEPADSDVQDSGASRVRVRYRPLGPILAVMPWNFPLWQVIRFAAPALMAGNVGLLKHASNVPQTALYLEDLFHRAGFTEGCFQTLLIGSAAVDEILRDERVKAATLTGSEPAGRAVASTASEMIKKTVLELGGSDPFIVMPSADIDRAAQVAVTARVQNNGQSCIAAKRFIVHTDVYDAFAERFTEGMKALRVGDPMVEETEVGPLASERGRADLEELVDDAKRSGAAVLCGGDRPEGDGWYYPPTVLTGITREMRIHREEAFGPVATLYRAGDLDEAVLIANDSPFGLSSNVWTREEADVDRFVRDLEAGGVYVNGMTASHPAFPFGGVKRSGYGRELSGHGIREFCNITTVWHGA
- a CDS encoding DUF6213 family protein, producing the protein MNREVTLPLIVDDRGTLQVAAADVSKLLRTVGGRWLRLVEAGQEGLDEDTVAALTIELAKLADRIDVACIAHSSGAGS